From Drosophila nasuta strain 15112-1781.00 chromosome X, ASM2355853v1, whole genome shotgun sequence, one genomic window encodes:
- the LOC132795854 gene encoding serine protease SP24D-like, which produces MLRAVIFIFCACLAFASAAPPVIEGRVVGGVDATIGQFPHQVSLRQSGSHICGGSIISRDYILTAGHCVSSQFDNGTVSSITPASLLSIRAGTLDRFSGGMLINVEEVHVHDQYNSFWFDVAVLKLAQPLIFSSQLAPIPLATEDTPANSDVIISGWGRLTTGGDIPRTMQWNTLSAISKLSCALSIAVYRDDMLCLAHTSGNGACNGDSGGPAIFNGELVGIAGFVVGGCGSSSPDGYAKVFYHRDWIIQHANL; this is translated from the exons ATGTTGCGAGctgtaatatttatattttgcgCCTGCCTCGCGTTCGCCTCGGCTGCTCCACCAGTCATCGAGGGTCGTGTGGTTGGCGGTGTGGATGCCACAATCGGTCAATTTCCGCATCAGGTCTCGCTGCGTCAATCCGGCTCACACATTTGCGGTGGCTCCATCATCTCCCGCGATTACATCCTGACGGCGGGACATTGTGTCAGCTCCCAGTTTGATAATGGCACAGTCTCATCTAT CACTCCCGCCTCGCTGCTGAGCATTCGCGCTGGCACCTTGGATCGCTTCTCGGGCGGCATGCTCATCAATGTGGAAGAGGTGCATGTGCATGACCAATACAACAGCTTCTGGTTCGATGTAGCAGTCTTGAAACTCGCCCAGCCACTGATCTTCTCCAGCCAGCTGGCTCCCATTCCCCTCGCCACAGAGGACACACCGGCCAACAGCGACGTGATCATCTCGGGCTGGGGTCGTCTCACCACTGGCGGCGATATTCCACGCACCATGCAATGGAATACACTCAGCGCCATCTCCAAGTTGTCGTGTGCCCTCTCTATTGCCGTCTACAGGGACGATATGCTCTGTCTGGCTCATACGTCGGGCAATGGTGCTTGCAACGGAGATTCTGGTGGGCCAGCGATCTTCAACGGAGAACTTGTCGGTATTGCGGGCTTTGTTGTCGGTGGCTGTGGATCCTCGAGTCCCGATGGCTATGCTAAGGTCTTTTATCATCGCGACTGGATTATTCAACATGCcaatttgtaa
- the LOC132797227 gene encoding uncharacterized protein LOC132797227: protein MLATRRHKMCCRGLGFSTGFVAFCAFICCFAALHILNKIVHIDEKTAQSTEFQLPFDARDRCQQTFIVDGAEGGAHLTWLELFYMKWTLVLTICYTFTVMVLIRAQYLSHFDINFITSNAMMLVGGVLSVVLFSATVILHDRMPFMEDWCNQFIVGFMYFIAINICLAVVFFLIHSCQYYFQMEDNGI from the exons ATGTTGGCAACTCGTCGCCACAAGATGTGCTGCAGAGGCTTGGGCTTCAGCACCGGATTCGTGGCCTTCTGTGCATTT ATCTGTTGCTTTGCTGCACTGCACATTCTCAACAAGATTGTGCATATCGATGAGAAGACAGCCCAAAGCACCGAGTTCCAATTGCCATTCGATGCAAGAGATCGCTGCCAGCAGACCTTCATTGTGGATGGTGCGGAGGGCGGAGCACATCTCACCTGGCTGGAATTGTTCTACATGAAGTGGACCCTTGTGCTGACCATTTGCTATACGTTCACGGTCATGGTGCTGATACGTGCCCAGTACTTGAGTCATTTCGATATCAATTTCATTACCTCGAATGCG ATGATGTTGGTGGGCGGCGTTTTGTCCGTGGTTCTGTTCAGTGCCACCGTTATACTGCATGACAGGATGCCCTTTATGGAGGACTGGTGCAATCAGTTTATCGTTGGATTCATGTATTTCATTGCCATCAATATCTGTCTCGCTGTTGTCTTCTTTCTCATCCACTCCTGTCAATATTACTTTCAAATGGAGGACAACGGCATCTGA
- the LOC132797223 gene encoding mitoguardin: MQRLMPAGWCLPFRVSTTTKVVLFSLTAGVALMGVLSRFLRRRKPPRPTRRPRKYTGRRTRNSMRSPNDLASIAGSKASARSGSPVGSTLAYSDRLSLASGSIGVGAQINNQNLTGPVGMTQLTAQQLGVMGMEALDTVINFWEDALAAHYSPGGVPASLTTAEDSEFCREIQNLLEMSYTLQEQSELLFLDQRSVLFREEHSIDEAEEDGFVAAGDNNDDDDRHSRKSGSVLSRAGSDPNFDSAESFASALDQVADLREFDGFIETAYEEYPLFQTALRHHDEYTVPCRTIRSELMHCSSDTEYLAKLHCVRLAFQFLFKDAAVGQWICDAGRQILTDLLCLSDKDTKEFLVGYEDMVNFLHDPNNWPCIQMELEQRNVKAMTFYDICLDFIILDSFRDLDAPPASVTAVVQNRWLSNGFKETALTTAVWSVLKAKKRMLKFPNGFMAHFYVISEQISPLMAWGFFGPNENLRDICHYFREQLLSFFG, translated from the exons ATGCAGCGCCTGATGCCGGCTGGATGGTGTTTACCCTTTAGGGTATCCACCACCACAAAA GTGGTGCTCTTCTCCCTAACTGCCGGTGTGGCGCTTATGGGCGTCTTATCGCGATTCCTACGGCGTCGCAAACCGCCGCGTCCCACACGTCGTCCCAGAAAGTATACGGGTCGTCGCACCCGAAACAGCATGCGCAGTCCCAACGATCTGGCATCGATAGCCGGCTCCAAGGCGTCGGCAAGATCGGGCAGCCCGGTGGGTTCAACGCTCGCCTATTCGGATCGCCTGTCGCTGGCATCGGGCTCGATTGGTGTCGGTGCCCAGATCAACAATCAGAACCTCACCGGGCCCGTGGGCATGACACAGCTAACCGCACAACAATTGGGTGTGATGGGCATGGAGGCGTTGGATACGGTTATTAACTTTTGGGAGGATGCGCTGGCCGCTCACTATTCGCCGGGCGGTGTGCCCGCCTCGTTGACCACAGCGGAGGACTCGGAGTTCTGTCGCGAAATACAGAATCTGCTCGAGATGTCCTATACGCTACAGGAGCAGAGCGAACTGCTCTTTCTCGATCAGCGTTCGGTGCTTTTCCGCGAGGAACATTCCATTGATGAGGCCGAGGAGGATGGATTTGTTGCTGCCGGCGATAATAATGATGACGACGATCGGCACTCGAGGAAATCGGGCAGCGTGCTCAGTCGCGCTGGCTCTGATCCCAATTTCGATTCGGCGGAAAGTTTCGCCTCGGCTCTGGATCAAGTGGCTGATCTACGTGAGTTCGATGGCTTCATTGAGACGGCATACGAGGAGTATCCGCTATTCCAGACCGCGCTCAGGCATCACGACGAGTACACGGTGCCATGTCGCACCATACGCTCCGAATTGATGCACTGCAGCAGCGACACCGAGTATTTGGCCAAGTTGCATTGCGTGCGGCTTGCCTTTCAGTTTCTCTTCAAGGATGCGGCCGTGGGTCAATGGATCTGCGATGCCGGTCGACAAATACTGACCGATCTGTTGTGCCTGAGCGATAAGGACACCAAGGAGTTTCTCGTTGGCTACGAGGATATGGTCAACTTCCTGCACGATCCCAACAATTGGCCGTGCATTCAAATGGAGCTCGAACAGCGCAACGTCAAGGCAATGACATTCTACGACATTTGCCTGGACTTTATCATTCTGGACTCGTTCCGGGATCTCGATGCGCCGCCAGCCAGTGTCACAGCTGTTGTCCAGAATCGTTGGCTATCCAATGGATTCAAAGAGACG GCACTTACGACGGCCGTTTGGTCGGTGTTGAAAGCGAAGAAGCGAATGTTAAAGTTCCCCAATGGATTCATGGCACATTTCTATGTGATATCGGAGCAAATATCACCGTTGATGGCGTGGGGCTTCTTCGGGCCTAATGAGAATTTACGCGACATTTGCCACTATTTCCGGGAACAATTGCTGTCCTTTTTTGGATGA
- the LOC132797226 gene encoding zinc finger C4H2 domain-containing protein, with product MATSEISSSNERHYYAKLEAIKDIRDKTLTLEKLKVRIIKEVKLSDDEEKCLDEYRKEMEHLLEEKMSHVEELRQIHADINDMENIIKQTKENQTRSFDMANRVYEEYLALKYQIDHMRRDYLGLSPLRDLHEEEGSPISKDRFQTNFLKVAAQSAAAAAAAAAAAAAAASQPASLARPHARHPLMPEATVTALPPNAAAASAAGGGGSGGGAGGPGGGGGGGVPGGHAFMPPAPPGAAGSAGAAAAAAAVAAARLGKTDFSAPPPPPPSATNRLQQSPSIGMGHHPSFRSDFNVNLRQQPPPMKSCLSCHQQIHRNAPICPLCKAKSRSRNPKKPKKKNN from the coding sequence ATGGCCACCAGCGAGATTTCGAGCTCCAATGAGCGACACTATTATGCGAAGCTGGAGGCCATCAAGGACATAAGGGACAAAACGCTGACGCTGGAGAAGCTCAAGGTGCGCATTATTAAGGAAGTAAAACTAAGCGACGACGAGGAAAAGTGCCTCGATGAATATCGCAAGGAAATGGAACATCTGCTCGAAGAGAAAATGTCACACGTGGAGGAGCTGCGTCAAATCCATGCCGACATCAACGACATGGAGAATATTATCAAGCAAACGAAGGAGAATCAAACGCGCTCATTTGACATGGCCAATCGTGTCTACGAGGAATATCTGGCGCTTAAATATCAAATCGATCACATGCGACGCGATTACCTAGGTCTCAGTCCTTTGCGTGATCTACATGAGGAGGAGGGCAGTCCCATCTCTAAGGATCGCTTCCAAACGAATTTCCTCAAGGTGGCCGCCCAATCAgcagccgccgctgctgctgcagcggctgccgcagccgcagctgcCTCACAGCCTGCTTCGTTGGCGCGTCCCCATGCCCGGCATCCATTGATGCCGGAGGCGACGGTCACCGCTTTGCCACCGAATGCCGCAGCTGCGTCAGCAGCTggtggcggcggcagcggtggAGGAGCTGGAGGACCAggaggcggcggtggtggtggcgtTCCTGGTGGACATGCATTTATGCCACCAGCTCCTCCGGGTGCGGCGGGCAGCGCTGGCGCTgcagcggctgcggctgctgtggctgcggcaCGCTTGGGTAAAACAGATTTCTCGgcaccgccgccaccgccaccgtcGGCAACAAATCGTCTGCAGCAATCGCCATCGATTGGCATGGGACATCATCCGTCATTTCGCTCCGATTTCAATGTGAATCTGCGTCAGCAGCCGCCACCTATGAAGTCCTGCTTGTCGTGCCATCAGCAGATTCATCGCAATGCGCCAATTTGTCCACTGTGCAAGGCCAAGTCGCGTTCCCGCAATCCCAAAAAGCCCAAAAAGAAGAATAACTAA
- the LOC132797224 gene encoding hsc70-interacting protein 1-like isoform X2: MAAPIQHEDLLKLKSFIEFVNTNPTVLNMPQLQFVKDFVEKFGGKVPDGDFKMPEAGKCPFGGDAGSAKAKPAADAPSAKADEDDSEESDSNISEPESDIELDMEGVIEADKDAAQPMGDSSKEPTEEEIDQAGDLRSQAAAAYGEQKFDEAISFYSKAIELNPGNALFYAKRGQAFLKLKKPNACIRDCDKALELNCDSAAAYKFRGRAHRLLGEFEKSAKDLRQACKLDFDEEADEWLREVTPNAQKIEQHRIKQERKQAERDIKNRQRAQSRARKEQAKQQSAAGGSFPGGFPGAGGFPGAGGFPGAGGFPGAGGFPGAGAGGMPAGFDMGDLMSKMKDPEVAAAMEDILGDPAKFSKYIGNPKVSNLMKTFFPGGFPGGEGAAGAAASDAAGNNSNPSGSEAEGKSSTNSSEAPKPKKQADFVDDGLD; the protein is encoded by the exons ATGGCGGCGCCAATACAACATGAAGATTTGCTTAAGCTGAAGAGCTTCATCGAGTTTGTGAACACAAATCCAACGGTGTTGAATATGCCGCAACTGCAGTTTGTGAAGGATTTCGTGGAGAAGTTCGGCGGCAAGGTGCCCGATGGTGACTTCAAGATGCCCGAAGCGGG caaatgtCCATTTGGTGGCGATGCTGGCAGTGCCAAAGCAAAGCCGGCTGCTGATGCTCCTTCGGCTAAAGCCGATGAGGATGATTCCGAGGAAAGCGACTCCAATATATCGGAGCCTGAATCAGACATTGAACTGGATATGGAAG GCGTCATTGAAGCCGACAAAGATGCTGCCCAGCCTATGGGGGATTCGTCCAAAGAGCCGACGGAAGAGGAAATCGATCAGGCTGGCGATTTGCGTTCCCAGGCAGCTGCCGCCTATGGCGAACAGAAATTCGATGAGGCCATTAGCTTCTACAGCAAGGCCATTGAACTCAATCCGGGCAATGCTTTATTCTATGCCAAGCGTGGCCAGGCATTCCTCAAGCTGAAGAAACCAAATGCCTGTATTCGCGACTGCGACAAGGCTCTTGAACTTAACTGCGATTCGGCGGCCGCCTACAAGTTCCGTGGACGTGCCCATCGCTTGTTGGGCGAGTTCGAGAAGTCCGCAAAGGATTTGCGTCAGGCATGCAAACTGGACTTTGATGAGGAGGCCGATGAGTGGCTGCGCGAAGTCACACCGAATGCCCAAAAGATTGAGCAGCATCGCATCAAGCAGGAACGCAAGCAGGCGGAGCGTGACATCAAGAATCGCCAGCGTGCTCAGAGTCGTGCTCGCAAGGAGCAAGCCAAGCAGCAGAGTGCTGCGGGTGGCTCGTTTCCTGGCGGTTTCCCAGGTGCTGGTGGCTTCCCTGGAGCTGGTGGTTTCCCTGGCGCTGGTGGATTCCCAGGTGCTGGCGGCTTCCCTGGCGCTGGAGCTGGTGGCATGCCGGCTGGATTTGATATGGGCGATTTGATGTCGAAAATGAAGGATCCTGAGGTTGCTGCGGCCATGGAGGACATTTTGGGCGATCCGGCCAAATTCTCCAAATACATTGGCAACCCCAAGGTGTCCAATTTGATGAAGACCTTTTTCCCGGGCGGTTTCCCCGGTGGTGAAGGAGCTGCTGGAGCAGCTGCCAGCGATGCTGCTGGTAACAATTCGAATCCTTCGGGCAGCGAGGCGGAGGGCAAGTCATCAACAAATAGCAGCGAGGCACCAAAGCCCAAAAAGCAGGCGGATTTTGTGGATGATGGACTCGACTAG
- the LOC132795485 gene encoding trypsin beta: protein MIKLTTALCLLMLLAGVHSETPQGRILGGEEAANDATPYAVSLRVDNAHVCGGSIITASKLLTAAHCLYRDGKLIDISRISARVGSPNQYAGGHVVTIASYSIHPDYDALVNNLAVITLNTALEWTDRIKAIELTGADEALPAEGAEISVAGWGTTVDGVSSFRIRKLNLTFASDEVCLDAYSDHDASSSFCLAHALKEGTCNGDGGGAAVYNDKILGVVNFVVGACGSRYPDVFVRVAGYSDWLQEQLLA, encoded by the exons ATGATCAAGCTAACCACTGCACTATGCCTGCTCATGCTCCTGGCTGGCGTCCACTCCGAGACGCCACAGGGTCGCATTTTGGGCGGCGAGGAGGCGGCCAACGATGCCACGCCCTATGCGGTGTCACTGCGCGTGGACAATGCGCATGTCTGCGGAGGCAGCATTATTACCGCATCCAAGTTGCTCACTGCCGCCCACTGTCTCTATCGCGATGGCAAACT CATCGACATCAGCCGCATTTCAGCCCGCGTTGGCAGCCCCAATCAATATGCCGGCGGACACGTTGTGACCATTGCTTCCTATTCCATCCACCCGGACTATGATGCGCTGGTTAACAATTTGGCTGTCATCACATTGAACACAGCGCTGGAGTGGACAGATCGCATCAAAGCCATTGAATTGACTGGCGCCGATGAGGCGTTGCCCGCTGAAGGCGCTGAGATTAGCGTTGCCGGTTGGGGCACCACCGTTGATGGCGTCTCCTCATTCAGGATACGCAAACTCAACCTTACGTTTGCCTCCGATGAAGTCTGCTTGGATGCCTACAGCGATCACGATGCCAGCTCGAGCTTCTGCCTCGCTCATGCCCTTAAGGAGGGCACCTGCAATGGCGATGGTGGCGGAGCTGCTGTCTACAATGACAAAATATTGGGCGTCGTCAATTTTGTGGTCGGTGCATGTGGCTCACGTTACCCCGACGTGTTTGTTCGCGTCGCCGGTTATTCCGATTGGCTGCAGGAACAGTTGCTTGCCTAG
- the LOC132797224 gene encoding hsc70-interacting protein 1-like isoform X1 encodes MAAPIQHEDLLKLKSFIEFVNTNPTVLNMPQLQFVKDFVEKFGGKVPDGDFKMPEAGSKCPFGGDAGSAKAKPAADAPSAKADEDDSEESDSNISEPESDIELDMEGVIEADKDAAQPMGDSSKEPTEEEIDQAGDLRSQAAAAYGEQKFDEAISFYSKAIELNPGNALFYAKRGQAFLKLKKPNACIRDCDKALELNCDSAAAYKFRGRAHRLLGEFEKSAKDLRQACKLDFDEEADEWLREVTPNAQKIEQHRIKQERKQAERDIKNRQRAQSRARKEQAKQQSAAGGSFPGGFPGAGGFPGAGGFPGAGGFPGAGGFPGAGAGGMPAGFDMGDLMSKMKDPEVAAAMEDILGDPAKFSKYIGNPKVSNLMKTFFPGGFPGGEGAAGAAASDAAGNNSNPSGSEAEGKSSTNSSEAPKPKKQADFVDDGLD; translated from the exons ATGGCGGCGCCAATACAACATGAAGATTTGCTTAAGCTGAAGAGCTTCATCGAGTTTGTGAACACAAATCCAACGGTGTTGAATATGCCGCAACTGCAGTTTGTGAAGGATTTCGTGGAGAAGTTCGGCGGCAAGGTGCCCGATGGTGACTTCAAGATGCCCGAAGCGGG cagcaaatgtCCATTTGGTGGCGATGCTGGCAGTGCCAAAGCAAAGCCGGCTGCTGATGCTCCTTCGGCTAAAGCCGATGAGGATGATTCCGAGGAAAGCGACTCCAATATATCGGAGCCTGAATCAGACATTGAACTGGATATGGAAG GCGTCATTGAAGCCGACAAAGATGCTGCCCAGCCTATGGGGGATTCGTCCAAAGAGCCGACGGAAGAGGAAATCGATCAGGCTGGCGATTTGCGTTCCCAGGCAGCTGCCGCCTATGGCGAACAGAAATTCGATGAGGCCATTAGCTTCTACAGCAAGGCCATTGAACTCAATCCGGGCAATGCTTTATTCTATGCCAAGCGTGGCCAGGCATTCCTCAAGCTGAAGAAACCAAATGCCTGTATTCGCGACTGCGACAAGGCTCTTGAACTTAACTGCGATTCGGCGGCCGCCTACAAGTTCCGTGGACGTGCCCATCGCTTGTTGGGCGAGTTCGAGAAGTCCGCAAAGGATTTGCGTCAGGCATGCAAACTGGACTTTGATGAGGAGGCCGATGAGTGGCTGCGCGAAGTCACACCGAATGCCCAAAAGATTGAGCAGCATCGCATCAAGCAGGAACGCAAGCAGGCGGAGCGTGACATCAAGAATCGCCAGCGTGCTCAGAGTCGTGCTCGCAAGGAGCAAGCCAAGCAGCAGAGTGCTGCGGGTGGCTCGTTTCCTGGCGGTTTCCCAGGTGCTGGTGGCTTCCCTGGAGCTGGTGGTTTCCCTGGCGCTGGTGGATTCCCAGGTGCTGGCGGCTTCCCTGGCGCTGGAGCTGGTGGCATGCCGGCTGGATTTGATATGGGCGATTTGATGTCGAAAATGAAGGATCCTGAGGTTGCTGCGGCCATGGAGGACATTTTGGGCGATCCGGCCAAATTCTCCAAATACATTGGCAACCCCAAGGTGTCCAATTTGATGAAGACCTTTTTCCCGGGCGGTTTCCCCGGTGGTGAAGGAGCTGCTGGAGCAGCTGCCAGCGATGCTGCTGGTAACAATTCGAATCCTTCGGGCAGCGAGGCGGAGGGCAAGTCATCAACAAATAGCAGCGAGGCACCAAAGCCCAAAAAGCAGGCGGATTTTGTGGATGATGGACTCGACTAG
- the LOC132795852 gene encoding serine protease SP24D has product MSNRCSMQLLVNLLLLALSIGDSWQQLTTEADLDFEEPGFSIGPRIVGGRRARAGQFKHQVSLRHRGQHTCGGSIISRNYVLTAAHCVQFGSNVVPANQLAIQAGSLNLNSHETYVDVAKVNVHPRYNGGGVGYDVAVLRLKSNLNFNANMGSIELARNDPPTNSSVFISGWGAIYHGGPISRELLYIQVLSISRNQCTSRYMRNLPETTMCLLHGANLGACHGDSGGPAVYNNQLVGVASFVLGGCGREAPDGYERVSYLRNWIVANAELGSA; this is encoded by the exons ATGTCAAACAGGTGTAGTATGCAATTGCTGGTGAATCTATTGTTGCTCGCGCTGAGCATCGGCGACAGCTGGCAACAGCTGACGACGGAAGCTGATCTCGATTTTGAGGAGCCAGGCTTCTCCATTGGACCACGCATCGTGGGCGGCCGCCGAGCACGAGCCGGTCAATTCAAGCATCAGGTATCGTTGCGTCATCGTGGCCAGCACACCTGTGGCGGCTCAATCATCTCACGCAACTACGTCCTGACGGCGGCACACTGCGTTCAATTTGGCTCCAATGT TGTTCCTGCCAATCAGTTGGCTATACAGGCGGGCAGCCTGAATCTCAACAGCCATGAGACCTATGTGGATGTTGCCAAAGTCAATGTGCATCCCAGATACAATGGTGGCGGTGTTGGCTACGATGTTGCCGTGCTGCGTCTCAAGTCCAATCTCAATTTCAATGCCAACATGGGTTCCATTGAATTAGCTCGCAATGATCCGCCCACCAACTCCAGCGTCTTCATCTCCGGTTGGGGTGCCATCTATCATGGCGGCCCCATCTCCAGGGAACTGCTCTACATCCAAGTGCTCAGCATTAGTCGCAATCAGTGCACCAGTCGCTACATGCGCAATCTACCGGAGACCACCATGTGTCTGTTGCATGGCGCCAATCTTGGCGCTTGTCACGGCGACTCGGGCGGTCCGGCTGTCTACAATAATCAGCTGGTGGGCGTCGCTAGCTTTGTCCTCGGCGGCTGTGGTCGCGAGGCACCCGATGGCTATGAGCGCGTCTCTTACCTGCGCAACTGGATTGTCGCGAATGCCGAACTTGGCAGTGCATAA
- the LOC132797225 gene encoding dnaJ homolog subfamily C member 22, whose product MGTKQTVAPGSQKVAKQQVKNVSTSPTSATTSASTSNTDSKKNGRRHQEANALPPQKSVIVAYVLWLFGGIFGLHHLYLHRDRHAFIWWCTLGGYMGVGWLSEIFMIPEYVRDANEHPQFVQSFVAKLQAYQRPPYSAKRFLGQIMIGYLFGQLFASAIPQTIVAGIDFSWLHWLIPLFISLGIWTVGNIGRECGVLWPCLLGAFVTYPARYFIYDETYSLLLTALVSALAFDAVSKQWRRTPPRRRSPTERTLKFTGALCIYLGVWGCVIFFNGTIPDEDGGEVPIHEALHNFLASAWWTDLKQALLDTYNYAQHHGWYETWREVFESMDVDGERNAYKVLGVSATASQADITAAYRKLSKENHPDKVKDEALRPAAHQRFIEIQQAYSVLSKIKSNRRRKNKQSNSDEDAIVL is encoded by the coding sequence atgggAACCAAACAAACTGTGGCGCCTGGCAGCCAAAAGGTGGCCAAGCAACAAGTCAAGAACGTTTCAACTTCCCCCACTTCCGCAACGACTTCCGCGTCTACTTCCAATACCGACTCAAAGAAAAATGGACGTCGCCATCAGGAGGCAAATGCGTTGCCACCACAAAAATCGGTGATCGTCGCCTATGTGCTTTGGCTATTTGGCGGCATCTTTGGTCTGCATCATTTGTACTTGCATCGCGATCGTCACGCCTTTATCTGGTGGTGCACACTTGGTGGCTACATGGGCGTCGGCTGGCTCAGCGAGATCTTCATGATTCCTGAGTATGTCCGCGATGCCAACGAGCATCCGCAGTTCGTGCAGAGTTTCGTGGCCAAGCTGCAGGCGTATCAACGTCCACCGTATTCGGCGAAACGTTTCCTTGGCCAGATCATGATTGGCTATCTGTTTGGCCAGCTGTTTGCCTCGGCCATTCCACAAACCATTGTTGCGGGTATCGATTTCAGTTGGCTGCACTGGCTCATTCCGCTCTTCATCTCGCTGGGCATCTGGACGGTGGGCAACATTGGACGCGAATGCGGCGTTTTGTGGCCCTGTTTGCTGGGCGCCTTTGTCACGTATCCAGCGCGTTATTTCATCTACGATGAGACATATTCGTTGCTATTAACGGCACTGGTCTCTGCGCTGGCTTTCGATGCAGTGTCCAAGCAGTGGCGTCGCACGCCGCCGCGTCGTCGCAGTCCCACGGAACGCACCCTGAAGTTTACGGGAGCTCTGTGCATTTATCTGGGCGTCTGGGGCTGTGTGATCTTCTTCAATGGCACCATACCCGACGAGGATGGCGGCGAGGTGCCCATACATGAGGCATTGCACAACTTTTTGGCCTCTGCCTGGTGGACGGATCTGAAGCAAGCCCTGCTCGACACCTACAATTATGCCCAGCATCATGGCTGGTATGAAACGTGGCGCGAAGTCTTCGAGAGCATGGATGTGGATGGAGAGCGGAATGCGTACAAAGTGCTGGGCGTTAGTGCGACAGCATCGCAGGCGGATATTACGGCCGCGTATCGCAAGCTCTCCAAGGAGAACCATCCCGATAAGGTCAAGGATGAGGCGTTGCGTCCGGCGGCTCATCAGCGTTTCATTGAGATCCAGCAGGCGTACAGTGTGCTGagcaaaatcaaatcgaatcgaCGACGCAAGAACAAGCAGTCCAACAGCGATGAGGATGCCATTGTCCTTTAA
- the LOC132797228 gene encoding uncharacterized protein LOC132797228, whose translation MSHSVTITRTTTSTTNTSYIVLNTGYLKTFPGLLKLFELIIGVAIVTIMAINFDARYFATYRPQDLFHYLMATTFMIGTFCLFLACLTSLSTGGLIAKTIYELIYHSVAAILLVVSSALLLIKLKDYKHDSYMAAGILGLVNAVLYFISAFLAHRSYRGI comes from the exons ATGTCTCACTCCGTGACCATAACACGCACAACGACCAGCACCACCAACACCTCCTATATTGTGTTGAATACGGGCTACCTCAAGACGTTCCCTGGTCTTCTGAAGCTCTTCGAGCTG ATCATTGGCGTCGCCATTGTCACCATAATGGCCATCAACTTTGATGCAAGGTATTTTGCTACTTATCGCCCACAGGATTTGTTCCATTACCTGATGGCCACAACGTTTATGATAGGgacattttgtttattccTCGCCTGTCTCACATCGTTGAGCACGGGCGGTCTGATCGCCAAAACGATCTAT GAACTAATCTATCATTCGGTGGCTGCTATACTGTTGGTTGTCTCATCCGCCCTGCTGCTGATCAAGTTGAAGGATTACAAGCATGATTCCTACATGGCAGCCGGCATTTTGGGCCTGGTCAATGCGGTGCTGTACTTCATAAGCGCATTCCTGGCACATCGATCATATCGCGGCATTTAA
- the LOC132795851 gene encoding chymotrypsin-1, with the protein MIASRTLSVLCICIALGLVLASPQGRLLGSEDAQTSEFPWVASLRLNKAHVCSANIISATQLLTAAHCVSNVGTTPVSVDQLTVRVGSINQFAGGSLVDVKQVVIHPSYGNFLHDLAILTLSEALTFGDKINKIALPAPGNDTDPEVEEVPANGTPVYVTGWGEQLDGTSNYKLQKSNLNTLSKPYCELSAGYGYDSVLCLSHAENEGVCRGDDGGSVVDDDGVLVGVVSFFFGNCGTKYPDISTRISYYLSWIEANEQ; encoded by the exons ATGATTGCCTCACGTACACTCTCCGTTCTCTGCATTTGCATTGCCTTAGGTCTGGTGTTGGCCTCGCCGCAGGGTCGTCTGCTTGGCTCCGAGGATGCCCAGACCTCAGAGTTTCCCTGGGTGGCATCGTTGCGTCTGAACAAGGCGCATGTCTGTTCGGCCAACATTATTTCCGCGACGCAACTGCTCACAGCTGCTCACTGTGTCTCCAATGTGGGCACCACACC AGTTTCTGTGGATCAGCTGACGGTCCGTGTTGGTAGCATCAATCAATTTGCCGGTGGCAGTTTGGTGGACGTCAAACAGGTTGTCATCCATCCATCGTATGGCAACTTTCTGCATGACTTGGCCATTTTGACACTCAGTGAGGCATTGACCTTCGGCGACAAGATCAACAAAATCGCCTTGCCCGCCCCCGGTAACGATACCGACCCGGAAGTTGAAGAGGTGCCAGCGAATGGCACACCCGTCTATGTGACCGGTTGGGGTGAACAACTCGATGGCACCTCCAACTACAAGCTGCAGAAATCCAATCTGAATACGCTGAGCAAACCATACTGTGAACTCTCCGCTGGCTATGGCTACGATTCGGTCCTGTGCCTTTCGCATGCCGAGAACGAGGGCGTCTGTCGTGGCGATGATGGTGGCTCCGTGgtcgatgatgatggtgtCTTGGTTGGCGTTGTTAGCTTCTTCTTTGGCAACTGCGGCACCAAATATCCCGACATCAGCACTCGCATCTCGTACTATTTGTCATGGATCGAGGCCAACGAGCAGTAG